The Xylophilus rhododendri region AAACCCAGCAGGGTTCCGTTCTCGACGTGATGCTCTTCCGTCAGGTAGAAGCGGGGGGCTTCGGTGGCGCCGGCGGCGCCATGGGTGTTGGCGGTGATATCAGACATGGGCGGCCAGCAGACGGGTGCGTTCAGCTTCGGTACGGACGACTTCGTCCGCGCCGATGTGGAAATCCCGCTTGTAGTTGAAGGTGTGCACGATGACCGTGACGATCAGCGCGACGAAGGCGACACCGGCCAGCAGCCACATGTGCCAGATGGCGGCGAAGCCGAACACGGTGGAGATACCGGCCAGCACGATGCCGGCCCAGGTGTTCTTGGGCATGTGGATCGGGATGAAGCCGGCCAGCGGACGGACGTAGCCGCGGTTCTTCATGTCCCACCAGGCGTCGTTGTCGTGCACGCGCGGGGTGAAGGCGAAGTTGTAGGCCGGCGGCGGCGAGGCCGTGGACCACTCCAGCGTACGGCCGCCCCACGGGTCGCCGGTGTGGTCGCGCAGCTTCTCGCGGTTCACATAGGTCATGACGAACTGCATCAGCATGGAGCCGATGCCCAGCGCGATCAGCACCGCGCCGAAGGCCGCGATGCGGAACCAGATGGCCAGCGACGGGTCGTCGAAGTGGCTCAGGCGGCGGGTCACGCCCATCAGGCCCAGCACGTACAGCGGCATGAAGGCGAAGTAGAAGCCGACGAACCAGAACCAGAAGGAGCACTTGCCCCAGAACTCGTCGAGCTTGTAGCCGGTGGCCTTGGGGAACCAGTAGTTGATGCCGGCGAAGACACCGAACACCACGCCGCCGATGATCACGTTGTGGAAGTGGGCGATCAGGAACAGGCTGTTGTGCAGCACGAAGTCGGCCGGGGGAACGGCCAGCAGCACGCCGGTCATGCCGCCGATCACGAAGGTGATCATGAAGCCCACCGTCCAGAGCATCGGCAGTTCGTAGCGGATGCGGCCGCGGTACATGGTGAACAGCCAGTTGAAGATCTTGGCCCCGGTCGGGATCGAGATGATCATCGTGGTGATGCCGAAGAACGAGTTCACGCTCGCCCCGCTGCCCATGGTGAAGAAGTGGTGCAGCCACACCAGGTAGGACAGGATGGTGATCACGACGGTCGCGTAGACCATCGAGGCGTAGCCGAAGATGCGCTTGGCCGAGAAGGTGGACACCACCTCCGAGAACACGCCGAAGACCGGCAGCACCAGGATGTAGACCTCGGGGTGGCCCCAGATCCAGATCAGGTTGACGTACATCATGGCGTTGCCGCCGAGGTCGTTCGAGAAGAAGTTCGTGCCGACGTAACGGTCCAGCGACAGCAGGGCCAGCACGGCGGTCAGCACCGGGAAGGCGAAGACGATCAGCACGTTGGTGCAGAGCGCGGTCCAGGTGAAGATGGGCATCTTCATCAGGCCCATGCCGGGCGCGCGCATCTTGATGATGGTGGCCAGCAGGTTCACGCCCGAGAGCAGCGTGCCCACCCCCGCGATCTGCAGGGACCAGATGTAGTAATCCACCCCCACGTCAGGACTGAAGGCGATGCCCGACAGCGGCGGATAGGCCAGCCAGCCGGTGCGGGCGAACTCGCCCACGAACAGCGACATCATCACCAGCACGGCGCCGGAGACGGTCATCCAGAAGCTGAAGTTGTTCAGGAAGGGGAAGGCCACGTCGCGCGCGCCGATCTGCAGCGGCACGACGAAGTTCATCAGGCCGGTGACGAAGGGCATGGCCACGAAGAAGATCATGATCACGCCGTGGGCGGTGAAGACCTGGTCGTAGTGGTGCGGCGGCAGGAAGCCCTGGGCGTCCCCGAAGGACAGCGCCTGCTGGGCCCGCATCATCAGCGCGTCGGCGAAGCCGCGCAGCAGCATGACGATGCCCAGGATCATGTACATGATCCCGATCTTCTTGTGGTCGATGCTGGTGAACCATTCGCTCCACAGGTAGCCCCAGACCTTGAAGTATGTCAGGACGCTCAGCAGCGCGATGCCGCCGATCGCCACGCCGATGAAGGTCATCAGCAGGATGGGTTCATGGAACGGAATCGCCTCCCATGAGAGGCGGCCGAAGATGAGCTTCGTGATATCTAGATGTTCGAACATCGTGGGTCCGGATGCGGTTTCGCGGGGAAACGGTGAAAAACGGCGG contains the following coding sequences:
- the cyoB gene encoding cytochrome o ubiquinol oxidase subunit I; protein product: MFEHLDITKLIFGRLSWEAIPFHEPILLMTFIGVAIGGIALLSVLTYFKVWGYLWSEWFTSIDHKKIGIMYMILGIVMLLRGFADALMMRAQQALSFGDAQGFLPPHHYDQVFTAHGVIMIFFVAMPFVTGLMNFVVPLQIGARDVAFPFLNNFSFWMTVSGAVLVMMSLFVGEFARTGWLAYPPLSGIAFSPDVGVDYYIWSLQIAGVGTLLSGVNLLATIIKMRAPGMGLMKMPIFTWTALCTNVLIVFAFPVLTAVLALLSLDRYVGTNFFSNDLGGNAMMYVNLIWIWGHPEVYILVLPVFGVFSEVVSTFSAKRIFGYASMVYATVVITILSYLVWLHHFFTMGSGASVNSFFGITTMIISIPTGAKIFNWLFTMYRGRIRYELPMLWTVGFMITFVIGGMTGVLLAVPPADFVLHNSLFLIAHFHNVIIGGVVFGVFAGINYWFPKATGYKLDEFWGKCSFWFWFVGFYFAFMPLYVLGLMGVTRRLSHFDDPSLAIWFRIAAFGAVLIALGIGSMLMQFVMTYVNREKLRDHTGDPWGGRTLEWSTASPPPAYNFAFTPRVHDNDAWWDMKNRGYVRPLAGFIPIHMPKNTWAGIVLAGISTVFGFAAIWHMWLLAGVAFVALIVTVIVHTFNYKRDFHIGADEVVRTEAERTRLLAAHV